In Mixophyes fleayi isolate aMixFle1 chromosome 11, aMixFle1.hap1, whole genome shotgun sequence, one DNA window encodes the following:
- the LOC142107699 gene encoding transcription factor HES-5-like isoform X2: MAPYTNTLIQSTDTELTRQPRKLRKPVIEKMRRDRINSSIEQLRLLLEKEAQTHQLPSRAEKADILEMTVTFLQQHMSERNVTASSQAHGEGYSRCVQDSVHFLSLHRQTEVQFQLLQNLPGAVTGAVCPSVLPVSQTPSKHSAADSSKALWRPW, translated from the exons ATGGCTCCTTACACCAATACCCTCATCCAGAGCACTGACACTGAGCTCACCAGGCAGCCCAGAAAA CTGAGGAAGCCGGTTATTGAGAAGATGAGGAGAGATCGGATTAACAGCAGCATCGAGCAGCTCCGGCTGTTGCTGGAGAAAGAGGCTCAGACACATCAGCTGCCCTCCAGAGCCGAGAAAGCCGACATCCTGGAGATGACGGTGACTTTCCTGCAGCAGCACATGTCTGAGAGAA ATGTGACAGCCTCCAGCCAGGCCCATGGAGAAGGCTACTCCAGATGTGTCCAGGACTCTGTGCACTTCCTCTCcctgcacagacagacagaggtccagttccagctgctgcagaacctcccTGGGGCTGTGACCGGGgctgtctgtccctctgtattACCTGTCTCCCAGACCCCCAGCAAACACAGCGCTGCAGACAGCAGCAAAGCCTTGTGGAGACCCTGGTAG
- the LOC142107699 gene encoding transcription factor HES-5-like isoform X1: MSPVLQYKSSYYPATNQPLSCCLQLRKPVIEKMRRDRINSSIEQLRLLLEKEAQTHQLPSRAEKADILEMTVTFLQQHMSERNVTASSQAHGEGYSRCVQDSVHFLSLHRQTEVQFQLLQNLPGAVTGAVCPSVLPVSQTPSKHSAADSSKALWRPW; the protein is encoded by the exons ATGTCTCCTGTCCTACAATACAAGTCCAGTTACTACCCTGCAACTAACCAGCCCCTGTCTTGTTGTCTGCAGCTGAGGAAGCCGGTTATTGAGAAGATGAGGAGAGATCGGATTAACAGCAGCATCGAGCAGCTCCGGCTGTTGCTGGAGAAAGAGGCTCAGACACATCAGCTGCCCTCCAGAGCCGAGAAAGCCGACATCCTGGAGATGACGGTGACTTTCCTGCAGCAGCACATGTCTGAGAGAA ATGTGACAGCCTCCAGCCAGGCCCATGGAGAAGGCTACTCCAGATGTGTCCAGGACTCTGTGCACTTCCTCTCcctgcacagacagacagaggtccagttccagctgctgcagaacctcccTGGGGCTGTGACCGGGgctgtctgtccctctgtattACCTGTCTCCCAGACCCCCAGCAAACACAGCGCTGCAGACAGCAGCAAAGCCTTGTGGAGACCCTGGTAG
- the LOC142107700 gene encoding transcription factor HES-5-like isoform X1 yields the protein MAPYTNTLIQSADTELTRQPRKVSVTLQCLLLSYPVMSPVLRYKSSYYPATNQPLSCCLQLRKPVIEKMRRDRINSSIEQLRLLLEKEAQTHQLPSRAEKADILEMAVTFLQQHMSERNVTASSQAHGEGYSRCVQDSVHFLSLHRQTEVQFQLLQNLPGAVTGAVCPSVLPVSQTPSKHSAADNSKVLWRPW from the exons ATGGCTCCTTACACCAATACCCTCATCCAGAGCGCTGACACTGAGCTCACCAGGCAGCCCAGAAAAGTAAGTGTTACCCTCCAATGTCTGCTCCTCTCATACCCTGTAATGTCTCCTGTCCTGCGATACAAGTCCAGTTACTACCCTGCAACTAACCAGCCCCTGTCTTGTTGTCTGCAGCTGAGGAAGCCGGTTATTGAGAAGATGAGGAGAGATCGGATTAACAGCAGCATCGAGCAGCTCCGGCTGTTGCTGGAGAAAGAGGCTCAGACACATCAGCTGCCCTCCAGAGCCGAGAAAGCCGACATCCTGGAGATGGCGGTGACTTTCCTGCAGCAGCACATGTCTGAGAGAA ATGTGACAGCCTCCAGCCAGGCCCATGGAGAAGGCTACTCCAGATGTGTCCAGGACTCTGTGCACTTCCTCTCcctgcacagacagacagaggtccagttccagctgctgcagaacctcccTGGGGCTGTGACCGGGgctgtctgtccctctgtattACCCGTCTCCCAGACCCCCAGCAAACACAGCGCTGCAGACAACAGCAAAGTCTTGTGGAGACCCTGGTAG
- the LOC142107700 gene encoding transcription factor HES-5-like isoform X2, which produces MAPYTNTLIQSADTELTRQPRKLRKPVIEKMRRDRINSSIEQLRLLLEKEAQTHQLPSRAEKADILEMAVTFLQQHMSERNVTASSQAHGEGYSRCVQDSVHFLSLHRQTEVQFQLLQNLPGAVTGAVCPSVLPVSQTPSKHSAADNSKVLWRPW; this is translated from the exons ATGGCTCCTTACACCAATACCCTCATCCAGAGCGCTGACACTGAGCTCACCAGGCAGCCCAGAAAA CTGAGGAAGCCGGTTATTGAGAAGATGAGGAGAGATCGGATTAACAGCAGCATCGAGCAGCTCCGGCTGTTGCTGGAGAAAGAGGCTCAGACACATCAGCTGCCCTCCAGAGCCGAGAAAGCCGACATCCTGGAGATGGCGGTGACTTTCCTGCAGCAGCACATGTCTGAGAGAA ATGTGACAGCCTCCAGCCAGGCCCATGGAGAAGGCTACTCCAGATGTGTCCAGGACTCTGTGCACTTCCTCTCcctgcacagacagacagaggtccagttccagctgctgcagaacctcccTGGGGCTGTGACCGGGgctgtctgtccctctgtattACCCGTCTCCCAGACCCCCAGCAAACACAGCGCTGCAGACAACAGCAAAGTCTTGTGGAGACCCTGGTAG